One genomic window of Medicago truncatula cultivar Jemalong A17 chromosome 1, MtrunA17r5.0-ANR, whole genome shotgun sequence includes the following:
- the LOC25482157 gene encoding tubby-like F-box protein 5, producing the protein MPFKSIVKELKEMKEGIGNMYRRGVETKHMHRHGKSHIAPECSSPISLSVPTTPSSLSSSSSSSSSQSQWANLPPELLLDIIQRVEASETSWPSRRALVACASVCRLWRDITKGVVKTLEQCGWITFPISLKQPGPRDNPIQCFIKRERATSTYSLYLGLSPALSGDMSKLLLAAKKIRRATCTEFLISLVSDDFSRANNTYIGKLRSNFLGTKFTILDGHPPHVSSLPSSCKLQQKVHMKQVLPRAAPAPANYKVATVSYELNVLRTRGPRRMRSTMHLIPISSVQEGGTAPTPMEFTNCHNEHESAKEKKPEVVEFGSTYTDFAREPLILKNKAPRWHEQLQCWCLNFKGRVTVASVKNFQLVAAAEPSQNVSAAEQEKVILQFGKIGKDIFTMDYRYPLSAFQAFAICLSSFDTKPACE; encoded by the exons ATGCCATTCAAGAGTATTGTAAAAGAGCTCAAGGAGATGAAAGAGGGAATTGGCAACATGTATAGAAGAGGTGTAGAAACTAAGCATATGCATAGACATGGAAAATCTCACATAGCACCAGAATGTTCTTCACCAATATCACTATCAGTACCAACAACACCATCATCGctgtcatcatcatcatcatcatcatcatcacagaGTCAATGGGCTAATTTACCTCCCGAGTTACTATTAGACATAATTCAAAGGGTGGAAGCTAGTGAAACCTCTTGGCCATCTCGCCGTGCACTTGTAGCTTGTGCCTCAGTTTGTAGATTATGGAGAGACATAACAAAGGGTGTTGTGAAGACACTTGAACAGTGTGGTTGGATCACTTTCCCTATATCACTGAAgcag cCTGGTCCAAGAGACAATCCAATTCAGTGTTTTATTAAGAGGGAAAGGGCTACTTCTACATATAGTTTATATCTTGGTCTAAGCCCTG CTCTTTCTGGTGATATGAGCAAACTTCTCTTGGCAGCAAAGAAGATTAGAAGAGCAACATGCACAGAATTTTTAATATCATTGGTTTCTGATGATTTCTCTAGAGCTAACAATACTTACATTGGAAAGTTAAG GTCTAATTTTCTCGGCACCAAGTTCACAATCTTAGATGGTCATCCTCCACATGTGTCTTCGCTTCCATCGAGTTGCAAGTTGCAACAAAAGGTTCATATGAAGCAAGTACTTCCAAGGGCTGCTCCTGCTCCTGCTAACTATAAAGTAGCAACTGTATCTTATGAACTCAATGTTCTTCGTACGAGAGGTCCAAGGCGAATGCGGAGTACAATGCACTTAATCCCCATATCTTCAGTCCAAGAAGGAGGAACTGCTCCTACTCCTATGGAATTTACCAATTGCCACAATGAGCATGAATCTGCAAAAGAAAAGAAGCCAGAAGTTGTTGAATTTGGCTCAACTTACACTGATTTTGCAAGAGAGCCACtgattttgaaaaacaaagcaCCAAGATGGCATGAACAACTGCAATGTTGGTGTTTGAATTTCAAGGGACGGGTTACGGTGGCTTCGGTGAAGAATTTTCAGCTTGTAGCAGCTGCAGAACCTAGCCAAAACGTTTCGGCTGCAGAACAAGAAAAAGTTATACTACAATTTGGAAAAATTGGGAAGGACATATTCACCATGGACTATCGATATCCTCTCTCCGCTTTTCAAGCCTTTGCAATCTGTTTGAGCAGCTTTGACACAAAACCAGCTTGTGAATGA
- the LOC25482156 gene encoding proteoglycan 4 — MAQRKPTFRFRIPSWLSGTPESMSRRPKDASKPITRSDTNVPIQRPSRPSLITPAEFSPSPTKTQEAATIEPQNHSPPHPSQPTPLSSSVFVETTHSKPQSPSTSPNHVNSPPPSSHAASQVHVASTQPQSPSHHDTMKVPKPNSSSVEESTHPTSPRVSKIEPASQHHPPSPLAPEKKNEHHLPSPSDIERKNEHHLPSPSDIERKNEHHPPSPWTWTPEQKNEVLKANHEENTRHTSSTSQEEKGKMSVSDPVPSEPEPKTKSPSKIIPVSQPENLSKHTKTKLDEEISTSKLTPKSHLETQRKFLQPKEKEKVMHETKKVGKAKDKDKSTSQPNQHTKASSSGTKDKKHHGVRETVERKIMFSTSNSSGKDISHERIVPSSEEREKENEKGKAPMHKGIKDDITKFVHKISASVQPTQPMEDKKFSVITLTGDNRGATMHVGSESDKKEGSIHIHRAYKTESEESIDVTTDGEGNTNNEEEDSMEHGEVGKAYVNSNIQSINNSLMFHGSINERDPGVQVTLPQKPLETINHDDKDTHNRRTEFNISRSQKSTFQPTVRRYGRKFSCGNEDIEIM, encoded by the coding sequence ATGGCACAAAGAAAGCCAACATTTCGTTTTAGAATCCCTTCCTGGCTATCAGGAACACCTGAATCAATGTCTCGTCGTCCGAAAGACGCATCAAAACCAATTACTCGTTCAGACACAAATGTTCCCATTCAAAGACCATCTAGGCCTTCTCTCATAACCCCTGCAGAATTTTCTCCTAGTCCTACCAAAACTCAAGAAGCCGCTACAATTGAACCTCAAAACCATTCACCGCCTCATCCAAGTCAGCCAACACCATTATCATCGTCGGTGTTTGTTGAAACCACTCACTCAAAACCACAATCTCCATCAACATCGCCAAACCATGTCAACTCTCCACCACCATCATCTCATGCGGCATCTCAGGTTCATGTTGCCTCAACTCAACCTCAGTCTCCCTCTCATCATGACACCATGAAGGTGCCAAAGCCAAATTCTTCATCTGTGGAAGAAAGCACTCATCCTACATCACCCCGAGTTTCTAAAATTGAGCCAGCTTCTCAGCATCACCCACCATCGCCTTTGGCcccagagaaaaaaaatgagcaTCATCTACCATCTCCTTCGGATATAGAGCGAAAAAATGAGCATCATCTACCATCTCCTTCGGATATTGAGCGAAAAAATGAGCATCATCCACCATCTCCTTGGACTTGGACCCCGGAGCAAAAAAATGAGGTGTTAAAGGCTAACCATGAAGAAAACACTCGGCATACATCATCTACCTCACAAGAAGAAAAAGGGAAGATGTCAGTGTCTGATCCGGTTCCAAGTGAACCGGAACCAAAGACGAAGTCACCATCGAAAATCATCCCCGTGTCACAACCAGAGAATCTTTCTAAgcacacaaaaacaaaactagaTGAGGAAATAtcaacatcaaaactaacaccAAAGTCCCATTTGGAAACTCAAAGGAAGTTCCTTCAACctaaagagaaagagaaagttatGCATGAAACCAAAAAAGTAGGAAAAGCCAAAGACAAAGATAAAAGTACTAGCCAACCGAATCAACATACCAAAGCATCTTCTTCAGGCACAAAGGATAAGAAGCATCATGGTGTAAGAGAAACTGTAGAGAGAAAGATAATGTTTTCCACATCAAACTCTAGTGGTAAAGACATATCACACGAAAGAATTGTCCCATCGAGTGAGGAAAgggaaaaggaaaatgaaaaggGAAAGGCACCAATGCATAAAGGTATCAAAGATGATATTACAAAGTTTGTTCATAAAATATCAGCCTCAGTGCAACCAACACAACCTATGGAGGACAAAAAATTCAGTGTCATAACACTGACTGGTGACAATAGAGGAGCAACAATGCATGTTGGTTCAGAATCAGATAAGAAAGAAGGGTCAATCCACATTCACAGGGCCTACAAGACTGAATCTGAAGAGAGCATTGATGTGACAACAGATGGAGAAGGAAACACTAACAATGAGGAAGAAGACTCAATGGAACATGGTGAGGTTGGGAAAGCATATGTTAACAGCAACATACAAAGTATCAATAATTCACTCATGTTTCATGGTTCAATCAATGAAAGAGACCCTGGAGTTCAAGTTACACTTCCACAAAAGCCCTTAGAAACCATCAACCACGATGATAAAGACACTCATAATCGCAGGACTGAGTTTAACATTAGCCGGTCTCAGAAGTCAACGTTCCAGCCAACAGTTCGCCGTTATGGTCGCAAGTTCAGTTGTGGAAATGAAGACATTGAGATTATGTGA
- the LOC25482152 gene encoding FACT complex subunit SSRP1: MTDGHLFNNITLGGRGGTNPGQIKIYSGGILWKRQGGGKSIDVDKADITGVTWMKVPKTNQLGVQIKDGLFYKFTGFRDQDVVSLTSFFQNTFGVTVGEKQLSVTGRNWGEVDLNGNMLAFMVGSKQAFEVSLADVSQTNLQGKNDVMLEFHVDDTTGANEKDSLMEMSFHVPSSNTQFVGDEDRPPAQVFRDEIMSMADVGAGGEDAVVTFEGIAILTPRGRYSVELHLSFLRLQGQANDFKIQYSSVVRLFLLPKSNQPHTFVIISLDPPIRKGQTLYPHIVMQFETDYVVESELAMSEDLYNSKYKDKLELSYKGLIHEVFTTILRGLSGGKVTKPGKFRSCQDGYAVKSSLKAEDGILYPLEKSFFFLPKPPTLILHEEIDYVEFERHAAGGSNMHYFDLLIRLKSEQEHLFRNIQRNEYHNLYGFISSKGLKIMNLADAQPTVGVAKVLENDDDDAVDPHLERIRNEAGGDESDEEDSDFVLDKDDGGSPTDDSGADDSDASQSGGETEKPAKKEPKKDLPSKASTSKKKSKDADDEGGVKKKQKKKKDPNAPKRALSGFMFFSQMERENLKKTNPGISFTDVGRVLGEKWKNLSAEEKEPYEAKAQEDKKRYKDEMSGYNKNPQPMNIDSGNESDSA, translated from the exons ATGACGGACGGTCATCTCTTTAACAACATTACCCTCGGCGGCCGTGGCGGCACC AATCCGGGGcagataaaaatatattctgGAGGAATTTTATGGAAGAGACAGGGAGGTGGTAAATCAATTGATGTTGACAAGGCAGACATAACGGGAGTAACATGGATGAAGGTTCCAAAGACAAATCAACTCGGTGTTCAGATCAAAGATGGGTTGTTCTACAAATTCACTGGTTTCCGTGATCAG GATGTTGTAAGCTTGACAAGTTTCTTCCAAAACACCTTCGGAGTAACTGTTGGGGAGAAGCAACTTTCTGTTACTGGGCGCAATTGGGGAGAAGTTGATCTAAATG GAAATATGCTGGCTTTCATGGTTGGTTCAAAGCAAGCTTTTGAGGTGTCTTTAGCAGATGTCTCCCAAACAAACCTTCAAGGGAAAAATGATGTGATGTTGGAGTTTCACGTGGATGACACAACTGGAGCAAAtgag AAAGATTCTTTGATGGAGATGAGTTTCCATGTACCAAGTTCCAATACCCAGTTTGTTGGTGATGAAGATCGCCCTCCTGCTCAG GTTTTCCGTGATGAAATAATGTCTATGGCTGATGTTGGTGCTGGAGGAGAAGATGCTGTTGTTACATTTGAGGGTATTGCAATCCTTACACCAAG AGGACGATACAGTGTTGAATTACACTTGTCATTTTTGCGGCTTCAGGGACAGGCTAACGATTTCAAAATCCAGTACAGCAGTGTGGTTCGCCTATTTTTACTTCCTAAG TCTAATCAGCCGCATACCTTCGTCATTATTAGTCTTGATCCTCCTATTCGGAAAGGACAGACTTTGTACCCTCATATCGTGATGCAG TTTGAAACTGATTATGTGGTTGAAAGTGAATTGGCAATGAGTGAAGATCTTTATAACTCAAAGTACAAAGACAAGTTGGAGCTGTCTTACAAG GGGCTTATCCATGAAGTGTTTACCACAATATTGCGTGGTTTGTCCGGGGGCAAAGTTACCAAGCCTGGAAAATTTAGGAGTTGTCAAGATGGTTATGCAGTGAAGTCATCTTTGAAAGCTGAAGATGGAATTCTGTATCCACTTGAGAAGAGCTTCTTCTTTCTGCCTAAACCTCCCACTCTTATTCTTCATGAAGAG ATTGACTATGTGGAATTTGAGCGACATGCTGCTGGTGGTTCAAACATGCATTACTTTGACCTTCTTATCAGACTCAAATCTGAGCAAGAGCATCTCTTCCGAAATATTCAGAGAAATGAATACCACAATTTGTATGGTTTTATCAG TTCTAAGGgcttgaaaattatgaatttagCTGATGCCCAACCAACTGTTGGTGTGGCCAAGGTGCTtgagaatgatgatgatgatgccgTCGATCCACATCTCGAGCGCATCAGAAATGAAGCTGGTGGAGATGAAAGTGACGAGGAG GATTCAGATTTTGTTCTCGACAAGGATGATGGAGGTTCTCCTACTGATGATTCTGGTGCAGATGACTCTGATGCTAGCCAAAGTGGTGGTGAGACAGAG AAACCTGCCAAGAAGGAACCAAAGAAGGATTTGCCTTCTAAGGCATCTACTTCTAAGAAGAAATCAAAAGATGCTGATGACGAAGGAGGAGTGAAGAAgaaacagaagaagaaaaaggatcCAAATGCACCTAAGAGGGCACTGTCTGGTTTCATGTTCTTTTCTCAGATGGAAAGAGAG aATCTAAAGAAAACTAATCCTGGAATTTCATTTACGGACGTGGGAAGAGTACTTggagaaaaatggaaaaatctGTCAG CGGAGGAGAAGGAACCTTATGAGGCCAAAGCCCAAGAAGATAAAAAACGTTACAAGGATGAGATGAGTGGTtacaacaagaatcctcaacctaTGAATATTGATTCAGGAAATGAATCTGACAGTGCCTAA
- the LOC25482151 gene encoding vegetative cell wall protein gp1 → MVARISIYLVYSLVVVLPYYSVLCQDALQSLIDGAKQSGISQDTLDDAQSALGDASVQQAAEGALADESLADWVQQADELTSKGSTPPAVEAPANLPADEEEDIAESSKKSPTKAPKLAPNSAPDKAPKLAPNSAPDKAPPAKPPELPRKYKAPSPAPQAHSPNAASPQA, encoded by the exons ATGGTTGCAAGGATATCAATTTATTTGGTATATTCATTGGTGGTGGTGTTGCCATACTATTCAGTTTTGTGTCAAGATGCATTGCAAAGTCTAATAGATGGAGCAAAACAATCTGGTATCTCTCAAGACACACTTGATGATGCTCAGAGTGCTTTAGGAGATGCTTCTGTCCAACAGGCTGCTGAGGGTGCCTTGGCTGACGAATCCTTGGCTGATTGGGTTCAACAAGCAGA TGAGCTAACAAGCAAAGGGAGTACACCACCAGCAGTAGAAGCACCAGCAAATTTACCTGCTGATGAAGAGGAAGACATTGCAGAATCATCAAAGAAATCACCAACAAAAGCCCCAAAGTTGGCACCAAATTCAGCTCCAGATAAAGCACCAAAGTTAGCACCAAATTCAGCTCCAGATAAAGCACCCCCAGCTAAACCACCTGAACTTCCACGAAAATATAAGGCACCATCACCTGCACCTCAAGCACATTCTCCCAATGCAGCATCTCCCCAAGCATGA
- the LOC25482153 gene encoding U-box domain-containing protein 5: MLTNNIAAITSCCEVKVHRSICIELNGFIDRILHIILAIESSRPNCALAIQALCSLHFTLDKAKSVIKICSGSSKLYLAITSHKILSRCEKLRNSFELYLTQIQNTVPIPLAAEICSILKDLRDAEFSLEFEEDEARQVLLSLLEKEFPDSASMENAEVEAIKIVALRLDMKSSSSILVEKSSLKRQLEKVNKTNQKEKELLAYLLYLLIKYGKFIFKFQNESNVCESS, encoded by the exons ATGTTGACCAATAATATTGCTGCAATTACAAGCTGTTGTGAAGTCAAG GTGCACCGTTCCATATGCATAGAGCTTAACGGATTCATTGATAGAATTTTGCATATTATATTAGCCATTGAATCTTCTAGACCAAATTGTGCCTTAGCAATTCAAGCATTGTGCTCTTTGCACTTTACTTTGGATAAAGCCAAGTCAGTTATCAAAATCTGTTCTGGCTCCAGTAAACTCTACCTG GCAATAACATCACACAAGATACTTTCAAGATGTGAAAAGTTAAGAAACTCTTTTGAGTTGTACTTGACTCAGATTCAGAATACTGTTCCAATTCCATTGGCTGCTGAG ATATGTTCAATATTAAAGGATCTAAGGGATGCAGAATTTTCCTTGgaatttgaagaagatgaggCTAGGCAAGTTTTACTTTCACTACTTGAGAAGGAATTTCCTGATTCAGCTTCTATGGAGAATGCAGAAGTTGAAGCTATTAAAATTGTAGCTTTGAGGTTGGATATGAAATCTTCATCCTCAATTCTAGTAGAGAAATCAAGTCTTAAGAGGCAGCTTGAAAAAGTCAATAAGACAAACCAAAAGGAAAAGGAACTTTTAGCATACcttttatatttgttgattaaatatggtaaattcatttttaagtttcaaaatgaaAGCAATGTTTGTGAATCAAGTTAA
- the LOC25482154 gene encoding uncharacterized protein, which produces MSWRIFLSSSKQTLTKLKSISNSQFSKTLFKQLPISSSIITHRTLHFHSHESSTSLIDPSLKTHLNDTTIHQNDDEEITNEFLSRFAWIMRKKVKEVYPECDKSTVDAMLLVIVERVVSEMEKGSGSDENVAFSRFDSVDFSEDLWRTVWEVSNKVLVDMNKERKKEKMKGFLQCDEVKEMCRFAGEVGIRGDLLRELRFKWAREKMEEHEFYEDLEKMKKETQIVDEEIKNESEENVDVDAGVRVDGSVEEKKVVGLPKRKGKIRFKIYGLDLSDPKWEQVADKIHEAGEVIWPKEVKPITGKCKQVTEKILSLKEKDGDDSLLTLLAEWVELLQPTRVDWINLLERLKSQNYPLYFKVAEMVLTEDSFQANISDYSRLIDMYAKENRIDDTERMLKKMNENGLQPDASIANVMVHMYSKIGNLERAEEAFKILSSLGFQPDTRVYNSMIMAYINAGEPTKGETLMRQMETRDIKPTKEIYMSLLRYYSQRGDIDRASRTSSSLQFAGHPQTMETCTLLIEAAAGADDLDKVIFNFDHMVKLGHKPDDRCTAAMIRAYEKTNLLDKALDLLMTLEKDGFEPGIVTYSVLLDWMAKMQLVDEAEQILNKIALLGEAPPFRVQVSLCDMYARTKMEKKALQTLGVLIARKEELRPNEFERIISGLIDGGFLRDAERMHGIMEAQGFKPSQQLNLALKSGRLPLSMR; this is translated from the exons atgagttggagaatttttctttcttcttcaaaacaaaccctaaccaaactcaaatcaatctcaaattcccaattctccaaaaCCCTCTTCAAACAATTACCCATTTCATCATCAATCATCACTCACCGAACTCTCCATTTTCATTCACATGAATCCAGCACTTCACTGATCGACCCATCACTCAAAACCCACTTAAACGACACCACAATCCACCAAAACGACGATGAAGAAATCACCAACGAGTTTCTCTCTCGATTCGCTTGGATAATGAGgaaaaaagttaaagaagtTTATCCCGAATGCGATAAAAGTACCGTCGATGCAATGCTGCTTGTTATTGTTGAAAGGGTTGTTTCAGAAATGGAAAAGGGTAGTGGGAGTGATGAAAATGTTGCGTTTTCGCGATTTGATTCGGTGGATTTTAGTGAGGATTTATGGAGGACTGTGTGGGAGGTTAGTAATAAGGTTTTGGTTGATATGAATAAAGAGAGGAAGAAGGAGAAAATGAAAGGGTTTTTGCAGTGTGATGAAGTGAAAGAGATGTGTAGATTTGCTGGTGAAGTTGGGATTCGGGGCGATTTGCTTAGAGAGCTTAGGTTTAAATGGGCACGTGAGAAAATGGAGGAACATGAGTTTTATGAGGATttggagaaaatgaagaaagagaCTCAGATTGTtgatgaagaaataaaaaatgaatccGAAGAAAATGTCGATGTTGATGCTGGTGTTCGTGTTGACGGTAGTGTTGAGGAGAAGAAGGTTGTTGGGCTTCCTAAGAGGAAAGGGAAAATTAGGTTTAAGATTTATGGGCTTGATTTATCTGATCCTAAATGGGAACAAGtggctgataagattcatgagGCGGGAGAAGTTATTTGGCCGAAGGAGGTGAAGCCGATAACCGGGAAATGCAAACAAGTTACCGAGAAAATTCTGTCCTTGAAGGAGAAGGATGGAGATGATAGTTTGTTGACCCTGTTGGCTGAATGGGTAGAGCTTCTTCAGCCTACTAGGGTGGATTGGATCAATTTGCTTGAAAGGTTGAAATCTCAGAATTATCCTTTATACTTCAAG GTGGCAGAAATGGTATTAACTGAAGATTCTTTCCAAGCAAATATATCTGACTACTCTAGGCTTATTGATATGTATGCTAAAGAGAACCGCATTGATGATACTGAGAGGATGCTTAAGAAGATGAATGAAAATGGTTTACAACCAGATGCTTCGATAGCCAATGTGATGGTCCACATGTACAGCAAGATAGGTAATCTTGAACGTGCAGAAGAAGCATTTAAAATCTTGAGTAGCCTGGGTTTCCAACCAGACACGAGAGTCTACAACTCAATGATCATGGCCTATATCAATGCTGGTGAACCTACAAAGGGCGAAACACTGATGAGGCAGATGGAGACGAGAGATATTAAGCCTACAAAGGAAATATACATGTCATTGCTCCGATATTATTCTCAACGTGGCGACATTGATCGTGCCTCACGAACTTCATCATCTCTGCAGTTTGCAGGACACCCGCAGACTATGGAAACATGCACCCTGCTTATTGAAGCAGCAGCAGGTGCAGATGACCTAGATAAGGTAATCTTCAATTTTGACCATATGGTAAAACTTGGGCATAAGCCTGATGATAGATGCACTGCTGCCATGATTCGTGCTTAtgagaaaacaaatttattgGACAAGGCATTGGATCTTCTTATGACGTTAGAGAAGGATGGGTTTGAGCCTGGGATTGTGACTTATTCTGTTCTTCTGGACTGGATGGCTAAAATGCAGCTTGTCGATGAGGCTGAACagattttaaacaaaattgctCTGCTGGGCGAGGCTCCTCCTTTTAGGGTTCAAGTTAGTCTTTGTGATATGTATGCAAGGACTAAAATGGAGAAAAAGGCCCTTCAAACACTAGGCGTTCTGATAGCCAGGAAGGAAGAGTTACGACCAAATGAGTTTGAGAGGATTATATCTGGCCTTATCGATGGTGGGTTTTTGCGGGATGCAGAAAGAATGCATGGGATTATGGAGGCACAGGGTTTCAAACCATCTCAGCAGCTTAATTTAGCCCTTAAATCTGGCCGCTTACCATTAAGTATGAGGTAG